From Drosophila subpulchrella strain 33 F10 #4 breed RU33 unplaced genomic scaffold, RU_Dsub_v1.1 Primary Assembly Seq354, whole genome shotgun sequence, the proteins below share one genomic window:
- the LOC119560568 gene encoding peptide transporter family 1 produces MFRATEIGSEETLPALAELSQMEYEPEARDIEWGGWRAERAQLKRPHRSSLPNYGFAPPPIRMEYRYPRAVFFVLATKFFEAFAANGIRTVLALYLRDDLNFSESFSTVVLHIFNFFGQFCPIIGAILADSYMGNVRTISGFSFIYAFGWLLLVLTSLPAMGLPMVLLVSIALLFIAVGNGSIRACITSLGALQFKLPEQSAHLAEYFSFYYFVYYFGIFLSKILPPLVRANTQCFDKAECYSAVFGTLGSAFMMAWIIFLVGKCFYKSEKLSDDNILFKFCGCIKTALVEKWRRRKSPKRTSYWLHNAVGAYDEGFVNDVSRVLRISKLFIPLPFYFALLAQQDSSWTFQATQMNTTLLGVTIQPDQAKAVGPIFLFMLIPLWQYITVPLLRRYFNWELQPLHSVTVGGIFSAGAFFCAGAVQERIMNSPLQTVNIAWQLPQFLLLMMGELLLSIPGLQFAFTQAPTSMKSVVTAAWFLNNAFGNLIVVLVTELGMMSSQMAEYFFYAVVMLVCIILYALLAFDYSLQERKGGLYVRGLDSDPEDRDVPSTSRSGSI; encoded by the exons ATGTTTCGCGCTACGGAAATCGGCAGCGAAGAAA CCCTGCCTGCGCTGGCGGAGCTCAGTCAGATGGAATACGAGCCGGAGGCACGGGACATTGAGTGGGGCGGTTGGAGGGCAGAACGGGCCCAGTTGAAGCGGCCTCATCGCAGCTCCCTTCCAAATTATGGCTTCGCCCCGCCGCCCATCCGCATGGAGTACAGGTATCCACGGGCTGTCTTCTTCGTCTTGGCCACAAAGTTCTTTGAGGCCTTCGCAGCCAACGGCATACGCA CCGTTCTCGCCCTCTATCTGCGCGATGATCTCAACTTCTCCGAAAGCTTTTCCACGGTGGTGCTGCACATCTTTAACTTCTTCGGCCAGTTCTGTCCGATCATTGGGGCCATCCTGGCGGACAGCTACATGGGCAACGTGCGCACGATCTCCGGCTTCAGTTTCATCTATGCCTTTGGATGGCTACTGCTCGTACTGACATCCCTGCCCGCCATGGGTCTTCCAATGGT GCTGCTGGTGTCCATCGCCCTGTTATTTATCGCCGTGGGTAATGGATCCATTCGGGCCTGCATCACTTCATTAGGAGCGCTGCAATTTAAGCTTCCGGAACAGAGCGCCCACCTGGCCGAGTATTTCTCTTTCTACTATTTCGTCTATTACTTTGGCATCTTCCTGAGCAAAATCCTTCCTCCGCTGGTAAGGGCCAACACACAGTGCTTCGACAAGGCGGAGTGCTATTCAGCAGTATTCGGCACCCTGGGCAGTGCCTTCATGATGGCCTGGA TTATCTTTCTGGTTGGAAAATGCTTTTACAAGTCCGAAAAGCTGTCCGATGACAATATACTCTTCAAGTTCTGCGGCTGCATTAAAACAGCTCTAGTGGAGAAGTGGCGACGTCGCAAATCGCCGAAGCGCACCAGCTACTGGCTGCACAATGCAGTTGGTGCCTACGACGAGGGCTTCGTTAACGATGTCTCCAGGGTCTTAAGG aTATCCAAGCTTTTCATTCCGCTACCGTTCTACTTCGCCTTGCTGGCGCAACAAGATTCCAGCTGGACCTTTCAGGCCACTCAGATGAATACAACACTGCTGGGCGTGACCATCCAACCGGATCAGGCCAAAGCCGTGGGTCCAATCTTCCTGTTCATGCTCATCCCCTTGTGGCAGTATATAACCGTGCCTTTGCTGCGTCGCTACTTCAATTGGGAGCTGCAGCCGCTCCATAGTGTAACAGTGGGTGGTATTTTCTCCGCAGGCGCCTTCTTCTGTGCAGGAGCTGTGCAGGAACGAATAATG AATTCCCCGCTTCAAACAGTGAATATAGCCTGGCAACTGCCGCAGTTCCTTTTGCTTATGATGGGCGAACTGCTGCTCTCCATTCCGGGTCTTCAGTTCGCTTTCACCCAAGCGCCGACCTCCATGAAGTCGGTGGTGACGGCTGCCTGGTTCCTGAACAATGCCTTCGGGAATCTCATCGTGGTGTTGGTCACCGAACTGGGTATGATGAGCTCCCAGATGGCCGAGTACTTCTTCTATGCGGTGGTCATGCTGGTCTGCATTATCCTATACGCCCTGCTGGCCTTTGATTATTCGCTGCAGGAACGAAAGGGCGGGCTATATGTTAGGGGTCTGGACAGCGATCCCGAGGATCGGGATGTGCCCAGCACCAGCCGCAGCGGCAGCATCTAG
- the LOC119560570 gene encoding transmembrane emp24 domain-containing protein eca — protein MRDQLISLALLLCALHSACGLYFHISETERKCFIEEVPDETTVIVNYKVELYDPRSNGFMPSSPGIGMHVEVRDSDDKIVLSRVYSSQGRISFTSHTPGEHVICMYSNSTAWFSGAQLRVHLDIQVGEHAIDYANVAQKEKLTELQLRIRQLLDQVEQITKEQNYQRYREERFRHTSESTNSRVLWWSLAQTVVLVCMGFWQMRHLKSFFEAKKLV, from the exons ATGCGCGACCAACTCATCAGCCTGGCCCTGCTGCTGTGCGCCCTGCACAGCGCCTGCGGATTGTACTTCCACATATCGGAGACGGAGCGCAAGTGCTTCATCGAGGAGGTTCCGGATGAGACCACTGTGATTG TCAACTACAAGGTGGAGCTGTACGATCCGCGCTCCAATGGATTCATGCCCTCATCCCCTGGCATTGGAATGCATGTGGAGGTCCGCGACAGCGACGACAAGATCGTGCTATCCCGCGTCTACAGCTCCCAGGGGCGCATCTCGTTCACATCGCACACTCCCGGCGAGCACGTCATCTGCATGTACTCCAACAGCACTGCCTGGTTCAGCGGAGCCCAGCTGCGCGTCCACCTGGACATCCAGGTGGGTGAGCACGCCATCGACTACGCCAATGTGGCGCAGAAGGAGAAGCTAACCGAGCTGCAGCTGCGCATCCGCCAGCTGCTCGACCAGGTGGAGCAGATCACCAAGGAGCAGAACTACCAGCGCTATCGCGAGGAGCGCTTCCGCCACACCAGCGAGAGCACCAACTCCCGCGTTTTATGGTGGTCGCTGGCACAGACCGTCGTCTTGGTTTGCATGGGCTTCTGGCAGATGCGCCATCTCAAGAGCTTCTTCGAGGCCAAGAAGCTGGTGTAA
- the LOC119560815 gene encoding uncharacterized protein LOC119560815, translating to MQPFIVIRNYTQDDELKCQELVRDYIMSFSNKSFFVYCFREITLQFIVITWAIFFIFLGVPLLFCALTVPACIFCLFTGTYFSFYSKAVELMRTKPSQSLVAECYEPFIFRCSPKEASYQIFMESCPYDEASVRKFRRRIVAAISVKNHHAVYNAAWIYRFAIDPNYPYQTIMEPMVKQVVKNCITAGYASLECTISEWQESERDFYDDFGFVTRQIYHKKIIGSSLAVMKTQLTYGLRPDEALHKQN from the exons ATGCAGCCATTTATTGTTATACGCAACTACACGCAAGATGACGAGCTCAAGTGCCAGGAGCTGGTGCGGGACTACATCATGTCGTTCTCCAACAAGTCCTTCTTCGTCTATTGCTTTCGAGAG ATCACCCTGCAGTTCATAGTCATCACGTGGGCCATATTCTTCATATTTCTGGGAGTGCCCCTACTTTTCTGCGCCCTCACTGTGCCCGCTTGCATTTTCTGCTTGTTTACCGGCACCTACTTCTCGTTTTACTCCAAAGCGGTGGAGCTGATGAGG ACAAAACCATCGCAATCCCTGGTGGCCGAGTGCTATGAACCCTTCATTTTCCGCTGCTCACCCAAGGAGGCTAGCTACCAGATCTTCATGGAGAGCTGCCCGTATGACGAGGCCTCTGTAAGGAAATTCCGTCGCAGGATTGTGGCCGCGATTAGTGTGAAGAATCACCATGCCGTCTACAATGCGGCCTGGATCTACCGCTTTGCCATCGATCCCAACTATCCCTACCAGACGATCATGGAGCCCATGGTGAAGCAGGTGGTCAAGAACTGCATCACTGCCGGCTACGCTTCGCTGGAGTGCACCATCTCCGAATGGCAGGAGAGTGAGCGCGACTTCTACGACGACTTTGGCTTCGTCACGAGGCAGATTTACCACAAAAAGATCATCGGCAGCAGTCTGGCGGTGATGAAGACCCAGCTCACATACGGCTTGCGTCCCGACGAAGCTCTGCACAAGCAAAACTAA
- the LOC119560569 gene encoding nucleoside diphosphate kinase 7, giving the protein MKPAAIPASERRLAFAAEWYHAEAGIIRPFLITYYVSDKAVEVFDQRNKRTFLRRTKIPELTQRDFFVGSKINVFGRQFDIVDYADDTTRTNLAKYRKKGFVLLKNNMWTKHLGKFLKTLIDNKININQGMMVQFSPKMVTQFLSGKDKTDVSSSVLMNELLAGPAISLELIGDNVVEIIKACARYKSSELETPNVKLSPSLEELCESEEIRYGFYYSDNDDDVEMDLKFFFEARHSIIKDCLFKNTTLAIIKPHSIKDGLLGDIISEILANGFRITAMRMILMARINCEEFYEVYRGVLPEYIPMVAQLASGVCMCMEIACADPEMKANPEFRNFCGPMDPEIAKLLRPHTLRAKFGKSKVQNAVHCTDLPDDSNLELQYMFKIID; this is encoded by the exons AGAGGCGGGAATCATCCGCCCATTCCTGATCACCTATTACGTTTCCGACAAAGCGGTGGAAGTG TTCGACCAGCGGAACAAGCGCACCTTCCTGCGGCGCACCAAGATCCCCGAGTTGACGCAACGCGACTTCTTCGTGGGCTCCAAGATCAATGTGTTTGGCCGGCAGTTCGACATTGTGGACTATGCAGATGACACCACGCGCACCAACCTGGCCAAATACCGCAAGAA AGGCTTCGTTCTGCTCAAGAACAACATGTGGACCAAGCACCTGGGCAAATTCCTCAAGACACTGATCGACAACAAGATCAACATAAACCAGGGCATGATGGTGCAGTTCTCCCCCAAGATGGTTACCCAATTCCTATCCGGCAAAGATAAGACGGATGTCTCCTCTTC AGTGCTGATGAACGAGCTGCTGGCGGGTCCGGCCATTAGCCTGGAGCTGATCGGGGACAATGTGGTAGAGATCATAAAAGCCTGCGCTCGCTACAAGAGCTCCGAGCTGGAGACACCCAATGTGAAGCTGTCGCCCAGTCTGGAGGAGCTGTGCGAGAGCGAGGAGATCCGCTACGGCTTCTACTACTCCGACAACGACGACGACGTGGAAATGGACCTCAAGTTCTTCTTTGAGGCGCGGCACAGCATCATCAAGGATTGCCTGTTTAAGAACACCACTCTGGCCATCATCAAGCCGCACAGCATTAAAGATGGCCTTCTGGGAGACATCATCTCCGAGATCCTGGCCAACGGCTTTCGTATCACGGCCATGCGCATGATCCTGATGGCGCGCATCAATTGCGAGGAGTTCTACGAGGTCTATCGCGGCGTCCTGCCCGAGTATATTCCCATGGTGGCCCAGCTGGCCAGTGGAGTGTGCATGTGCATGGAGATCGCTTGCGCCGATCCCGAGATGAAAGCGAATCCGGAATTCCGCAACTTCTGCGGGCCCATGGATCCCGAGATCGCCAAGCTGTTGCGGCCGCACACGCTGCGCGCCAAGTTCGGGAAGTCCAAGGTGCAGAACGCCGTCCACTGCACCGACCTGCCCGATGACTCGAACCTGGAGCTGCAGTACATGTTCAAGATAATAGACTGA